The sequence ATTTAGCTGAAAAGCTATGTACCTACTCTAATATGAGTAAGGTTTTCTTTGCTAATTCTGGTGCTGAAGCTAATGAAGGCGCAATAAAGCTTGCCAGAAAGTATTCTCATGATAAATATGGTGATAATCGTAATACTATTATCAGTCTTAAAAGTTCCTTTCATGGCAGAACAATAACTACTTTGACTGCTACAGGACAGGATCGTTTTCATGAACATTTCTTCCCTTTTGCTCAAGGTTTTAAATACAGTGAACCTAATAACATCAATAACTTCAAAGAAAATTTAGATTCATCTGTATGTGCTGTTATGATGGAAGCAATTCAAGGTGAAGGCGGAGTTCACCCTCTTCAAAAGGATTTTGTTCAAGAAGTAGTTAAAATCTGCAACGAAAAAGATATAGTAGTTATCTTTGATGAAATTCAATGTGGAGTTGGAAGAACAGGAAAATTCTTTGGTTTTGAGCACTTTGATGTTAAAGCAGATATAGTAACCTTGGCCAAAGGTTTAGGTGGTGGCCTTCCTATAGGTGCTTTTATGTGCAATGCAAAACTTGAAAATACACTTGCTCCAGGAGATCACGGTTCAACTTTTGGAGGAAACCCAGTGGTTTGTGCAGGAGCTTTAGCAGTATTAGATCAAATTTGCAATGATAGCTTTTTAACCTCTGTATCAAAAAAATCAAAGCTTATCTTAGATTCTCTTAGCAATCTTCAACTAGATTCGATTGTTGAAACAAGAGGCATTGGTCTTATGATTGGTATAGAAATTAAAAATCTATCTGCCACAGTTCAAAAATTAGCTTTAGAAAAAGGACTTCTTGTAGGTACCGCTGGCAAGAACGTTATAAGACTTTTGCCACCACTTACAATAACCGAAGAAGAATTAACAACTGGATTAAATATATTAAAAGAAGTATTACTTGAAATTAAATAGGGGGGACTAATTATGACTAAACATTTATTAAAAATGGATGATTTTTCTGGTGAAGAAATAATAGAAGTACTTAACTTGGCTGACCAACTTAAGTATGAAGTAAAGCATAATATCAACAATAATCTATTGAAAAATAAAACCTTGGGGATGATATTTGAAAAATCCTCTACCAGAACAAGAGTATCCTTCGAAACAGGAATGTATCAATTAGGAGGTCACGCTCTATTTTTAAGTTCTCGTGACTTACAAATAGGTCGTGGGGAACCTATAAATGATACAGCTAGGGTTTTATCTAGATATCTTGACTGCATAATGATACGAACTTTTGAACAAGAAAAGGTAAATGAACTTGCTAAGTTCTCTTCTATTCCTATAATCAATGGACTAACTGATGATGAACATCCTTGCCAAATCTTAGCTGACTTAATGACAATAAGAGAATACAAAAAGATATTAAAAGGACTTAAAATTGCTTTTATAGGTGACGGAAATAATATGGCTCAATCCTTTATGATAGCCTGCCCTAAATTAGGTATAGACTTTTCATTGGCTTGCCCTAATGGATATACTCCAAAACCTGAATATATAGAATATGCAAATAAATTAGCCGATGAAAATAATGTTACCTTCTCACTTGTTCACTCACCTGCTGAAGCAGCAAAAGATGCAGATGTTCTCATCACTGATGTTTGGGCATCCATGGGGCAAGAAGATGAGGCTGAAAGAAGAAAAATTGCTTTTACAGGCTATCAAATAAATACTAGTCTCCTAGAACATGCTAAGCCAAATGCAATAGTTCTTCACTGTTTACCTGCTCATAGAGAAGAAGAAATAACTGCTGAAGTTTTTGAAGCTCATGCAGATGAAATTTTTGATGAAGCAGAAAACAGACTTCATGTTCAAAAAGCTGTAATGGTAAAGTTAGTTAAGCATTAAGTATAGAACCTCTTCCCTCTCTAGTTTATTTTAAATTAGAGAGTTTTTTATTCTTTAGGAAATTATATTCGCCTGGGATTTTTTATTTGAACTTATTTAACCTTGTAAAATCACTGGAAAAATAATATAATTTACATAACTAAATTAAGAAAAGGGTGGCAGAATAATATGATTAAAAATGATTTTAACGATGGGTTATCAGATCTATTTTTTACCTCTTTAGATAAATTAGATCACTTTGATGAAAATTACATAAACAATATTGAAGAACTTTATAAAGAATATTTAAACTTTGATTCACAATTTCTATTAAAATCACCTATGGAACAATTAGAAACTCTATATGTTCAACCTCTTACCAAG comes from Clostridium sp. TW13 and encodes:
- the argF gene encoding ornithine carbamoyltransferase — its product is MTKHLLKMDDFSGEEIIEVLNLADQLKYEVKHNINNNLLKNKTLGMIFEKSSTRTRVSFETGMYQLGGHALFLSSRDLQIGRGEPINDTARVLSRYLDCIMIRTFEQEKVNELAKFSSIPIINGLTDDEHPCQILADLMTIREYKKILKGLKIAFIGDGNNMAQSFMIACPKLGIDFSLACPNGYTPKPEYIEYANKLADENNVTFSLVHSPAEAAKDADVLITDVWASMGQEDEAERRKIAFTGYQINTSLLEHAKPNAIVLHCLPAHREEEITAEVFEAHADEIFDEAENRLHVQKAVMVKLVKH
- a CDS encoding aspartate aminotransferase family protein; the protein is MSYLMNTYSYLPVTFVEGKGAKLYDDKNKEYIDFFSGIGVASIGYKNEKWLQAVTAQISALPHCSNIVAHKNCIDLAEKLCTYSNMSKVFFANSGAEANEGAIKLARKYSHDKYGDNRNTIISLKSSFHGRTITTLTATGQDRFHEHFFPFAQGFKYSEPNNINNFKENLDSSVCAVMMEAIQGEGGVHPLQKDFVQEVVKICNEKDIVVIFDEIQCGVGRTGKFFGFEHFDVKADIVTLAKGLGGGLPIGAFMCNAKLENTLAPGDHGSTFGGNPVVCAGALAVLDQICNDSFLTSVSKKSKLILDSLSNLQLDSIVETRGIGLMIGIEIKNLSATVQKLALEKGLLVGTAGKNVIRLLPPLTITEEELTTGLNILKEVLLEIK